One genomic region from Pseudorca crassidens isolate mPseCra1 chromosome 11, mPseCra1.hap1, whole genome shotgun sequence encodes:
- the TAB1 gene encoding TGF-beta-activated kinase 1 and MAP3K7-binding protein 1 isoform X2, giving the protein MAAQRRSLLQNEQQPSWTDDLPLCHLSGVGSASNRSYSADGKGTESHPPEDNWLKFRSENNCFLYGVFNGYDGNRVTNFVAQRLSAELLLGQLSAEHTEADVRRVLLQAFDVVERSFLESIDDALAEKASLQSQLPEGAPQHQLPPQYQKILERLKTLEKEISGGAMAVVAVLLNNRLYVANVGTNRALLCKSTGDGLQVTQLNVDHTTENEDELFRLSQLGLDAGKIKQVGVICGQESTRRIGDYKVKYGYTDIDLLSAAKSKPIIAEPEIHGAQPLDGVTGFLVLMSEGLYKALEAAHGPGQANQEIAAMIDTEFAKQTSLDAVAQAVVDRVKRIHSDTFASGGERAKFCPRHEDMTLLVRNFGYPLGEMSQAAPTPAPAAGGRVYPVSVPYSSAQSTSKTSVTLSLVMPSQGQLVNGAHSASTLDEATPTLTKPSGRLALVVAFVACALRGWPDATAHH; this is encoded by the exons GAGCAGCAACCAAGCTGGACGGATGACCTGCCGCTCTGCCACCTCTCTGGAGTTGGCTCAGCCTCCAACCGCAGCTACTCTGCCGATGGCAAGGGCACTGAGAGCCACCCACCAGAGGACAACTGGCTCAAGTTCAG GAGTGAGAACAACTGCTTCCTGTACGGGGTCTTCAACGGCTACGATGGCAACCGGGTAACCAACTTCGTGGCCCAGCGGCTGTCTGCGGAGCTCCTGCTGGGCCAGCTCAGCGCCGAGCACACTGAGGCCGACGTGCGGCGGGTCCTGCTGCAG GCCTTCGATGTGGTGGAGAGGAGCTTCCTAGAGTCCATCGATGACGCGTTGGCAGAGAAGGCGAGCCTCCAGTCCCAGCTGCCTGAG GGCGCCCCTCAGCACCAGCTGCCCCCTCAGTATCAGAAGATCCTCGAAAGACTCAAGACGTTGGAGAAGGAGATTTCGGGAGGAGCCATGGCCGTGGTGGCGGTCCTTCTCAACAACAGGCTCTATGTCGCCAATGTCG GTACGAACCGTGCGCTTTTATGCAAATCCACGGGGGATGGTCTTCAGGTGACACAGTTGAACGTGGACCACACCACGGAGAATGAGGATGAGCTCTTCCGGCTCTCACAGCTGG GTTTGGATGCAGGAAAGATCAAGCAAGTGGGCGTCATCTGTGGGCAGGAGAGCACCAGGCGCATTGGGGACTACAAGGTCAAATACGGCTACACTGACATCGACCTACTCAG CGCTGCCAAGTCCAAGCCCATCATCGCGGAGCCTGAAATCCACGGTGCACAGCCCCTGGATGGGGTGACTGGCTTCCTGGTGCTGATGTCTGAGGGGCTGTACAAGGCCCTGGAGGCAGCCCACGGGCCTGGGCAGGCCAACCAG GAGATTGCCGCCATGATCGACACGGAGTTCGCCAAGCAGACGTCCCTGGATGCAGTGGCCCAGGCCGTGGTGGACCGGGTGAAGCGCATCCACAGTGACACCTTCGCCAGTGGCGGGGAGCGTGCCAAGTTCTGCCCAAGGCACGAGGACATGACCCTGCTGGTGCGGAACTTTGGGTACCCCCTGGGAGAGATGAGCCAGGCcgcacccaccccagccccag CTGCAGGAGGACGCGTGTACCCCGTATCAGTGCCTTACTCAAGCGCCCAGAGCACCAGCAAAACCAGCGTGACCCTGTCCCTCGTCATGCCCTCCCAGGGCCAGCTAGTCAACGGGGCCCACAGCGCCTCCACCCTGGACGAAGCCACTCCCACCCTCACCAA GCCATCTGGCCGGCTGGCCCTCGTGGTTGCCTTTGTGGCCTGTGCCCTGAGGGGCTGGCCAGACGCCACGGCCCATCACTGA
- the TAB1 gene encoding TGF-beta-activated kinase 1 and MAP3K7-binding protein 1 isoform X3 — protein MAAQRRSLLQNEQQPSWTDDLPLCHLSGVGSASNRSYSADGKGTESHPPEDNWLKFRSENNCFLYGVFNGYDGNRVTNFVAQRLSAELLLGQLSAEHTEADVRRVLLQAFDVVERSFLESIDDALAEKASLQSQLPEGAPQHQLPPQYQKILERLKTLEKEISGGAMAVVAVLLNNRLYVANVGTNRALLCKSTGDGLQVTQLNVDHTTENEDELFRLSQLGLDAGKIKQVGVICGQESTRRIGDYKVKYGYTDIDLLSAAKSKPIIAEPEIHGAQPLDGVTGFLVLMSEGLYKALEAAHGPGQANQEIAAMIDTEFAKQTSLDAVAQAVVDRVKRIHSDTFASGGERAKFCPRHEDMTLLVRNFGYPLGEMSQAAPTPAPAAGGRVYPVSVPYSSAQSTSKTSVTLSLVMPSQGQLVNGAHSASTLDEATPTLTKARP, from the exons GAGCAGCAACCAAGCTGGACGGATGACCTGCCGCTCTGCCACCTCTCTGGAGTTGGCTCAGCCTCCAACCGCAGCTACTCTGCCGATGGCAAGGGCACTGAGAGCCACCCACCAGAGGACAACTGGCTCAAGTTCAG GAGTGAGAACAACTGCTTCCTGTACGGGGTCTTCAACGGCTACGATGGCAACCGGGTAACCAACTTCGTGGCCCAGCGGCTGTCTGCGGAGCTCCTGCTGGGCCAGCTCAGCGCCGAGCACACTGAGGCCGACGTGCGGCGGGTCCTGCTGCAG GCCTTCGATGTGGTGGAGAGGAGCTTCCTAGAGTCCATCGATGACGCGTTGGCAGAGAAGGCGAGCCTCCAGTCCCAGCTGCCTGAG GGCGCCCCTCAGCACCAGCTGCCCCCTCAGTATCAGAAGATCCTCGAAAGACTCAAGACGTTGGAGAAGGAGATTTCGGGAGGAGCCATGGCCGTGGTGGCGGTCCTTCTCAACAACAGGCTCTATGTCGCCAATGTCG GTACGAACCGTGCGCTTTTATGCAAATCCACGGGGGATGGTCTTCAGGTGACACAGTTGAACGTGGACCACACCACGGAGAATGAGGATGAGCTCTTCCGGCTCTCACAGCTGG GTTTGGATGCAGGAAAGATCAAGCAAGTGGGCGTCATCTGTGGGCAGGAGAGCACCAGGCGCATTGGGGACTACAAGGTCAAATACGGCTACACTGACATCGACCTACTCAG CGCTGCCAAGTCCAAGCCCATCATCGCGGAGCCTGAAATCCACGGTGCACAGCCCCTGGATGGGGTGACTGGCTTCCTGGTGCTGATGTCTGAGGGGCTGTACAAGGCCCTGGAGGCAGCCCACGGGCCTGGGCAGGCCAACCAG GAGATTGCCGCCATGATCGACACGGAGTTCGCCAAGCAGACGTCCCTGGATGCAGTGGCCCAGGCCGTGGTGGACCGGGTGAAGCGCATCCACAGTGACACCTTCGCCAGTGGCGGGGAGCGTGCCAAGTTCTGCCCAAGGCACGAGGACATGACCCTGCTGGTGCGGAACTTTGGGTACCCCCTGGGAGAGATGAGCCAGGCcgcacccaccccagccccag CTGCAGGAGGACGCGTGTACCCCGTATCAGTGCCTTACTCAAGCGCCCAGAGCACCAGCAAAACCAGCGTGACCCTGTCCCTCGTCATGCCCTCCCAGGGCCAGCTAGTCAACGGGGCCCACAGCGCCTCCACCCTGGACGAAGCCACTCCCACCCTCACCAA AGCCCGACCCTGA
- the TAB1 gene encoding TGF-beta-activated kinase 1 and MAP3K7-binding protein 1 isoform X1 produces MAAQRRSLLQNEQQPSWTDDLPLCHLSGVGSASNRSYSADGKGTESHPPEDNWLKFRSENNCFLYGVFNGYDGNRVTNFVAQRLSAELLLGQLSAEHTEADVRRVLLQAFDVVERSFLESIDDALAEKASLQSQLPEGAPQHQLPPQYQKILERLKTLEKEISGGAMAVVAVLLNNRLYVANVGTNRALLCKSTGDGLQVTQLNVDHTTENEDELFRLSQLGLDAGKIKQVGVICGQESTRRIGDYKVKYGYTDIDLLSAAKSKPIIAEPEIHGAQPLDGVTGFLVLMSEGLYKALEAAHGPGQANQEIAAMIDTEFAKQTSLDAVAQAVVDRVKRIHSDTFASGGERAKFCPRHEDMTLLVRNFGYPLGEMSQAAPTPAPAAGGRVYPVSVPYSSAQSTSKTSVTLSLVMPSQGQLVNGAHSASTLDEATPTLTNQSPTLTLQSTNTHTQSSSSSSDGGLFRSRPAHSLPPGEDGRVEPYVDFAEFYRLWSVDHGEQSVVMAP; encoded by the exons GAGCAGCAACCAAGCTGGACGGATGACCTGCCGCTCTGCCACCTCTCTGGAGTTGGCTCAGCCTCCAACCGCAGCTACTCTGCCGATGGCAAGGGCACTGAGAGCCACCCACCAGAGGACAACTGGCTCAAGTTCAG GAGTGAGAACAACTGCTTCCTGTACGGGGTCTTCAACGGCTACGATGGCAACCGGGTAACCAACTTCGTGGCCCAGCGGCTGTCTGCGGAGCTCCTGCTGGGCCAGCTCAGCGCCGAGCACACTGAGGCCGACGTGCGGCGGGTCCTGCTGCAG GCCTTCGATGTGGTGGAGAGGAGCTTCCTAGAGTCCATCGATGACGCGTTGGCAGAGAAGGCGAGCCTCCAGTCCCAGCTGCCTGAG GGCGCCCCTCAGCACCAGCTGCCCCCTCAGTATCAGAAGATCCTCGAAAGACTCAAGACGTTGGAGAAGGAGATTTCGGGAGGAGCCATGGCCGTGGTGGCGGTCCTTCTCAACAACAGGCTCTATGTCGCCAATGTCG GTACGAACCGTGCGCTTTTATGCAAATCCACGGGGGATGGTCTTCAGGTGACACAGTTGAACGTGGACCACACCACGGAGAATGAGGATGAGCTCTTCCGGCTCTCACAGCTGG GTTTGGATGCAGGAAAGATCAAGCAAGTGGGCGTCATCTGTGGGCAGGAGAGCACCAGGCGCATTGGGGACTACAAGGTCAAATACGGCTACACTGACATCGACCTACTCAG CGCTGCCAAGTCCAAGCCCATCATCGCGGAGCCTGAAATCCACGGTGCACAGCCCCTGGATGGGGTGACTGGCTTCCTGGTGCTGATGTCTGAGGGGCTGTACAAGGCCCTGGAGGCAGCCCACGGGCCTGGGCAGGCCAACCAG GAGATTGCCGCCATGATCGACACGGAGTTCGCCAAGCAGACGTCCCTGGATGCAGTGGCCCAGGCCGTGGTGGACCGGGTGAAGCGCATCCACAGTGACACCTTCGCCAGTGGCGGGGAGCGTGCCAAGTTCTGCCCAAGGCACGAGGACATGACCCTGCTGGTGCGGAACTTTGGGTACCCCCTGGGAGAGATGAGCCAGGCcgcacccaccccagccccag CTGCAGGAGGACGCGTGTACCCCGTATCAGTGCCTTACTCAAGCGCCCAGAGCACCAGCAAAACCAGCGTGACCCTGTCCCTCGTCATGCCCTCCCAGGGCCAGCTAGTCAACGGGGCCCACAGCGCCTCCACCCTGGACGAAGCCACTCCCACCCTCACCAA CCAGAGCCCGACCCTGACCCTGCAGTCCACCAACACGCACACCCAGAGCAGCAGCTCCAGCTCTGACGGGGGCCTTTTCCGCTCCCGGCCCGCCCACTCGCTCCCGCCCGGCGAGGATGGCCGCGTCGAGCCTTACGTGGACTTTGCGGAGTTCTACCGCCTCTGGAGCGTGGACCATGGCGAGCAGAGTGTGGTGATGGCGCCGTAG
- the TAB1 gene encoding TGF-beta-activated kinase 1 and MAP3K7-binding protein 1 isoform X4, which produces MDKLYYVHVTEYCSTIKRDQLLMLAPAWMNLKGVMLSERSQSQKEQQPSWTDDLPLCHLSGVGSASNRSYSADGKGTESHPPEDNWLKFRSENNCFLYGVFNGYDGNRVTNFVAQRLSAELLLGQLSAEHTEADVRRVLLQAFDVVERSFLESIDDALAEKASLQSQLPEGAPQHQLPPQYQKILERLKTLEKEISGGAMAVVAVLLNNRLYVANVGTNRALLCKSTGDGLQVTQLNVDHTTENEDELFRLSQLGLDAGKIKQVGVICGQESTRRIGDYKVKYGYTDIDLLSAAKSKPIIAEPEIHGAQPLDGVTGFLVLMSEGLYKALEAAHGPGQANQEIAAMIDTEFAKQTSLDAVAQAVVDRVKRIHSDTFASGGERAKFCPRHEDMTLLVRNFGYPLGEMSQAAPTPAPAAGGRVYPVSVPYSSAQSTSKTSVTLSLVMPSQGQLVNGAHSASTLDEATPTLTNQSPTLTLQSTNTHTQSSSSSSDGGLFRSRPAHSLPPGEDGRVEPYVDFAEFYRLWSVDHGEQSVVMAP; this is translated from the exons atggataaactataCTATGTCCATGTGACGGAATACTGCTCTACAATAAAAAGGGACCAACTGTTGATGCTCGCACCagcttggatgaatctcaaaggcgtaatgctgagtgagagaagccagtctcaaaaa GAGCAGCAACCAAGCTGGACGGATGACCTGCCGCTCTGCCACCTCTCTGGAGTTGGCTCAGCCTCCAACCGCAGCTACTCTGCCGATGGCAAGGGCACTGAGAGCCACCCACCAGAGGACAACTGGCTCAAGTTCAG GAGTGAGAACAACTGCTTCCTGTACGGGGTCTTCAACGGCTACGATGGCAACCGGGTAACCAACTTCGTGGCCCAGCGGCTGTCTGCGGAGCTCCTGCTGGGCCAGCTCAGCGCCGAGCACACTGAGGCCGACGTGCGGCGGGTCCTGCTGCAG GCCTTCGATGTGGTGGAGAGGAGCTTCCTAGAGTCCATCGATGACGCGTTGGCAGAGAAGGCGAGCCTCCAGTCCCAGCTGCCTGAG GGCGCCCCTCAGCACCAGCTGCCCCCTCAGTATCAGAAGATCCTCGAAAGACTCAAGACGTTGGAGAAGGAGATTTCGGGAGGAGCCATGGCCGTGGTGGCGGTCCTTCTCAACAACAGGCTCTATGTCGCCAATGTCG GTACGAACCGTGCGCTTTTATGCAAATCCACGGGGGATGGTCTTCAGGTGACACAGTTGAACGTGGACCACACCACGGAGAATGAGGATGAGCTCTTCCGGCTCTCACAGCTGG GTTTGGATGCAGGAAAGATCAAGCAAGTGGGCGTCATCTGTGGGCAGGAGAGCACCAGGCGCATTGGGGACTACAAGGTCAAATACGGCTACACTGACATCGACCTACTCAG CGCTGCCAAGTCCAAGCCCATCATCGCGGAGCCTGAAATCCACGGTGCACAGCCCCTGGATGGGGTGACTGGCTTCCTGGTGCTGATGTCTGAGGGGCTGTACAAGGCCCTGGAGGCAGCCCACGGGCCTGGGCAGGCCAACCAG GAGATTGCCGCCATGATCGACACGGAGTTCGCCAAGCAGACGTCCCTGGATGCAGTGGCCCAGGCCGTGGTGGACCGGGTGAAGCGCATCCACAGTGACACCTTCGCCAGTGGCGGGGAGCGTGCCAAGTTCTGCCCAAGGCACGAGGACATGACCCTGCTGGTGCGGAACTTTGGGTACCCCCTGGGAGAGATGAGCCAGGCcgcacccaccccagccccag CTGCAGGAGGACGCGTGTACCCCGTATCAGTGCCTTACTCAAGCGCCCAGAGCACCAGCAAAACCAGCGTGACCCTGTCCCTCGTCATGCCCTCCCAGGGCCAGCTAGTCAACGGGGCCCACAGCGCCTCCACCCTGGACGAAGCCACTCCCACCCTCACCAA CCAGAGCCCGACCCTGACCCTGCAGTCCACCAACACGCACACCCAGAGCAGCAGCTCCAGCTCTGACGGGGGCCTTTTCCGCTCCCGGCCCGCCCACTCGCTCCCGCCCGGCGAGGATGGCCGCGTCGAGCCTTACGTGGACTTTGCGGAGTTCTACCGCCTCTGGAGCGTGGACCATGGCGAGCAGAGTGTGGTGATGGCGCCGTAG